In Streptomyces sp. NBC_00683, the DNA window CGATGGTCGGCTTCTATAGTGACTGACCCGGGGGGTGGAAAATTCCTCGATCCCCTGTACGGGAGGAACGATCATGGCGGCGGTGCGCGAGGCCTTGCCCGAAGGGCGCTACGGCCGGTCCGAGGATCAGCGTGCGGACCGCAAGCTCAAGATCGTCGGCACTGTGCTCGGTGTGGCCTTCCTCGGCATGATCGGCTGGTTCGGCTACGACTACGTCGCGGGCCAGGACATCAGCGCGGAGCTCATCAAGTCCGACATCGTCTCGGACGACCGGGCCCAGGCGCACCTGGAGGTGCGCAAGGACCGGGACACCGACGGGTACTGCACGGTCCGCGCGCTGAGCCAGGACGGCGGCGAGGTGGCCCGCAAGGACTTCCGTTTCGACGAGCGCTCCGAGCGGATCGACGAGGTCGTCTCGCTGCGGACGACGTCCAGGGCGACCGCGGTGGAACTGCTGGCGTGTACCGCCGGCGGCTGATCGCAGTGCCGGGCGCGCGCCGCGCCTGATACGCACGCCCCGGCGCTCACCTGCACGGATGCGCATGTGAGCGTTTACCTTCTCCCCCTTTTCGCGGGGAATTGTTAGGCTCGTGGTTTCGCCCACCCGTGGCAGCACATGCTTGGGGTAGGGCGATGCTTTGTATTCCCAGTACCGACGAGGAGCACCCTGTGATGACCCAGACCAGCGATAACGTCACCTGGCTCACGCAGGAGGCGTACAACCAGCTGAAGGCTGAGCTGGCGCGCCTCACTGGTCCCGCGCGCGCGGAGATCGCCGTCAAGATCGCGGCAGCACGTGAGGAGGGTGACCTCAAGGAGAACGGCGGGTACCACGCCGCCAAGGAGGAGCAGGGCAAGATGGAGCTCCGGGTGCGCCAGCTCACCCAGCTCCTGGAGCACGCGAAGGTCGGCGAGGCGCCTGCCGACGACGGAGTGGTCGAGCCCGGCATGGTCGTGACGATCGCCTTCGACGGCGACCCCGACGACACCGTCACCTTCCTGCTCGCCTCGCGCGAGTACGCGAGCGCGGACATCGAGACGTACTCCCCCCAGTCGCCGCTCGGCACCGGGGTGAACGGCAAGAGGATCGGCGACGACGCGGACTACGAGCTGCCGAACGGCAAGACGGCCTCGGTGAAGATCATCGCGGCCAAGCCGTACACGGGCTGATCCGCAGCAGTCATGAGAGAGCCCCGGCCGCATGCGCGGCCGGGGCTCCTCGCTGTCGTGCTCAGGCGGTGGCCGAGCGGTACTTGCGGACCGCCAGGGTGCGGAAGACCACGACGATCAGGACCGACCAGAGCACCGAGGCGAGGATCGGGTTCTGCATCGGCCAGGCCTCCGGGGTGACGAAGCCCGGCGGCAGGTTGCCGAACAGCTCGCGGCAGGCCTGCACCGTGGCGCTGAAGGGGTTCCATTCCGCGATGTGGCGCAGGACGGTCGGCATCTGGTTGGCGTCCACGAAGGCGTTCGAGATGAACGTCAGCGGGAAGAGCCAGATCAGTCCGCCCGACGTGGCGGCCTCCGGTGTCCGTACGACGAGGCCGATCAGCGCGCCGATCCAGGAGAACGCGTACCCGAGCAGGAGCAGCAGCAGGAAGCCGAGCAGCACCTTGCCGAGGTTCTCGTGGGTCCGCCAGCCGATGAGCAGGGCGACACCGGCGAGCACGACGAGGGTGAGCGCGGTCTGCACGAGGTCGGCGAGGGTACGTCCGGTGAGGACTGCTCCCCGGGCCATCGGCAGCGACCTGAAGCGGTCGATCAGCCCCTTGTGCATGTCGTCCGCGATACCCGCGCCGGCCCCGGCCGTGGCGAAGGTGACGGTCTGGGCGAAGATCCCCGCCATCAGGAACTCTTTGTAGTCCGTCGACGAGATGGTGCTGCCGACCTTGATGGAGCCGCCGAACACGTAGGTGAACAGCACCACGAACATGATCGGCTGGATCAGCCCGAAGATGACCATCTCCGGGATGCGGGCCATGCGGATGAGGTTGCGTCTGGCGACGACGAGGGAGTCGGCGACCGACTGGCTGATGCCGCCGCGCTGACTGACCGGCGCGAGTTCGGGGGTTTCCGTGGTGGCAGTCACTGCCCGGCCTCCTTGCCGCTCTTCGCGGCGGGTGTCGGTCCGCTCTCCTCGTTCTTCTCCAGCTCGGCGGCGTGGCCGGTGAGCGAGATGAAGACGTCGTCGAGAGTGGGGCGGCGCAGGCCGATGTCGTCGATCTCCACACCGTTGGCGTCGAGGTCGCGGATGACTTCGGCGAGCAGTTTGGCTCCGCCGCTGACCGGGACGGTCAGCTTGCGGGTGTGTTCGGCGAAGGCGATCTCGCCCTTGCCGTACGTGGCGAGCACCGAGCGGGCGGCCTCGATCCGGTCCCGCTCGTGCACGATGACCTCGACGCGCTCCCCGCCGGTGCGGGCCTTCAGCTGGTCGGAGGTTCCGCGGGCGATGACCTTGCCGTGGTCGATGACGCAGATGTCGTGGGCGAGGTGATCGGCCTCCTCCAGGTACTGCGTGGTCAGCAGCAGCGTCGTACCGCCTGCGACGAGCTCCTGGATGACCTCCCAGAGCTGCTGCCGGTTGCGCGGGTCGAGGCCGGTGGTGGGCTCGTCCATGAACATCACGGGCGGGGAGACGACGAGCGCGGCCGCCAGGTCGAGACGGCGGCGCATGCCTCCGGAGTACGTCTTCGCGGTGCGGTCGGCCGCGTCGGCGAGGTTGAACTTCTCCAGGAGCTGCCCCGCCCGCTTCTTCGCGTCACGTGAGCTCAGCTGGTAGAGCTGCCCGACCATCTGCAGGTTCTCGCGGCCGGTGAGGTACTCGTCGACCGCGGCGAACTGGCCGGACAGCCCGATCGAGTGGCGTACCTCGTTGGGATTCTTCAGCACGTCGATGCCCGCCACGACAGCCTTGCCGCTGTCGGGCTGGAGCAGAGTGGTCAGAACGCGTACGGCGGTGGTCTTGCCGGCGCCGTTGGGACCCAGAAGTCCCAGGACGGTGCCCTCCGGTACGTCGAGGTCGACGCCGTCCAGTGCTCGTACTTCGCCAAAGGTCTTCACCAGGCCTTCGGCGTAAATGGCGCCTGGCATGTGGGACTCCCCCAGTTGCTTCGGTGACTTCCTGAGAACGGATCCTAGATTTGCCGGTGGTCCGGTGTCAGCCACGGACTGTTCGGCGGTGCACGCTATCGCGATACATCGTGAGCCACAACAGCTTTCCGTACCAAGCCCGTTGCCGGGTCCGGCACTCGGCCCGGCGCTCAGCCCATCACGAGGTAGCCGGCCTCCCGCAGTGCGGCCGCGACCTCCTCGCAGTGTTCCCGGCCCTTCGTCTCCAGGTGCAGTTCCACTTCCGCCTCGGTGAGCCCCAGCCTCGGATCGGTCCGCACGTGACTGACGTCGAGCACGTTGGCGTCGGCCACGGAAAGCGTGGCGAGCAACGCGGCCAGCGCCCCCGGCCGGTCCGTCAGCCGCAGCCGCAGGCTGAGGTAGCGGCCTGCCGCCGCCATGCCGTGCGTCAGGATGCGCTGCATCAGCAGGGGGTCGACGTTGCCGCCGGACAGTACGGCGACCACCGGCCCGCGGAACGCCTTCGGGTCGCTCAGCAGCGCAGCCACCGGGCTCGCCCCGGCGGGCTCGACGACCATCTTGGCCCGTTCCAGGCAGAGCAGCAGGGCACTGGACAGCTCGTCCTCGGAGACCGTACGGACTTCGTCGACCAGTTCCTGGACGAGCCCGAACGGAATGTCACCGGGACGGCCCACCTTGATGCCGTCGGCCATGGTCTGCACCGAGTCGAGCGCCACGGGGTGCCCGGCCGCCAGCGACGGCGGGTAACTGGCAGCGCCCGCGGCCTGCACGCCCACGATCCTGACGTCGGGGCGCAGCGCCTTCACGGCGACGGCGACGCCCGCGGCGAGACCGCCGCCGCCGATGCCGACGACGATCGTGCGGACCTCCGGGCACTGTTCGAGGATCTCCAGGCCCACGGTGCCCTGGCCCGCGATGATGTCCGGGTGGTCGAAGGGGTGGATGAAGACGGCCCCGGTCCGTTCCGCGTACTCCTCGGCGGCGGCGAGCGTCTCGTCGACGACGTGTCCGTGGAGGTGAACCTCCGCCCCGTACTCGCGTGTTGCCGCCACCTTCGGCAGGGGGGCGCCGAGCGGCATGAAGACCGTCGACCGTACGCCGAGCAGCGAGGAGGCCAGTGCGACACCCTGCGCATGGTTTCCGGCACTTGCGGCCACGACTCCGGCGGCCCGTTCCACCGGGCTGAGGCCCGCGATCCGTACGTACGCGCCGCGCAGTTTGAACGAGCCGGTGCGCTGCAGGTTCTCGCACTTGAAGTGGACCGGCGCGCCGACCAGTGCCGTCAGATGGCGGCTGCCCTCCATCCCGGTGGTTCTGGCCACCCCGGACAGCATCTTCTGCGCCCCACGGATGTCGTCGAGGATCAGCGGAGGAAAGGGGCCTGGCGTCCGGTAGGTCATGACAGCAAGTCTTGCAGCTCGGAGCGGTCGCGGCCCTCGCATCTCATGGTGGCCTGCGGTGGTGTCCATAGGTTTGTGCAGCGCTGGTACACGTTGCCCCGTGGCCGCGTACTCTGTCCCCCACCCATCCGACACCGCACGAAGAGAGCCCCCGGCCATGCCCCCTCAGGACATGACGACTGCTGCGTCTCCTTCCGGGGGCGCCGCCCCCGGACACCCGGGTACCGACCCCCTCCTCGATGCTCTCCAGCACCAGGTGGCCGTCTTCGCCCGCCGTGCCGAACAGACCCGCCTCGGCGGTGTCGGCCAGGTCCGCAATTCCATGGACCGCGCCGCCTATCTGCTCCTCAACCGGCTCGACCGGGAAGGCCCGATGGGCGTCAAGGCGCTGGCCGCGGGCATGGGGATCGACTCCTCGACCGTGACCCGGCAGGTCGCACCGCTCGTCGACACCGGCCTGGTCAAGCGCACCTCGCACCCGGAGGACGGCCGGGCGGTCGTGCTGCAGCTGTCACCGCGCGGCCAGGCGCGCCTCGACGAGGTCCGGGCCTCGCGGCGCGAGCTGATGTCCCAGGTGACCGACGGCTGGAGCGAGGAGGAACGCGACACCTTCTGCGCCCTTCTCACCCGGTTCAACGCCTCACTGGCGGCGCGGCAAGCCGCACACCAGCCGGTACAGGACAACTGACCGGCGGCGCACCGGTTCTCGCGCCTCCCGGGCCGACGACGCCCGCAGGGCGGCCGGCGACAGCCGCTGGGCATCCCTTTTCGCTCGGATCTATCCTGGAAGAGTCGCCAGGTACGAGCCTAGGAGGCTGTCATGACACGGAAGATCGCCGACTGCCGTAAGTACCCGAGCGTGTCGAACTGCTCACTCGCCATCACCGGCGAGGAGGACGAAGTCGTACGGGCAGCCGCCGAACACGCCGTCTCGGTCCACGAGCACACGGACAGCCCCGAGCTGCGCGAGCAGATCCGGGCCTCGCTGGAGGACGAGAAGGTAGCTGTCTGACAGCGGAGCCGTCCGGCGGCCGTGATGCGTCACGGCCGCCGGACGGAGGTGTCTACTGGCCGAGCGCCTGCGTGAGGTCGGCCAGCAGGTCGTCGGCGTTCTCGATGCCGACGGACAGGCGCACCAGGTCGCCGGGCACCTCCAGCGGGGAGCCGGCGGCCGACGCGTGCGTCATGCGGCCCGGGTGCTCCAGCAGCGACTCGACACCGCCGAGCGACTCACCGAGCGTGAACAGCTTCGCGCGGTTGCAGACCTCGACCGCCGCTTCCTCGCCGCCCGCGACGCGGAAGGACACCATCCCGCCGAACGCCTTCATCTGCTTTGCGGCGATCTCGTGCCCCGGGTGCTCCGGCAGCCCCGGGTACAGGACCTTGGTCACCTTGGGGTGGCGGGTCAGCAGGTCGGCGACCTTGGTCGCGTTCTCGTCGTGGCGGTCCATACGGACCGCGAGGGTCTTGATGCCGCGCAGCACCAGCCACGCGTCGAACGGCCCGGCGACGGCGCCCATCGCGTTCTGGTGGTACGCGAGCTCCTCGGCCAGCTCGGGGTCGCTGACGACGAGTGCACCGCCGACGACGTCCGAGTGCCCGCCCATGTACTTGGTGGTCGAGTGCACGACGACGTCCGCGCCGAGCGCGAGCGGCTGCTGGAGGTAGGGGCTGGCGAAGGTGTTGTCGACGACCAGCCGCACGCCCGCCTGCCGGGCCACACCGGCGACGGCCGCGATGTCCGTGATGCCGAGCAGCGGGTTGGACGGTGTCTCCACCCAGATGGCCTTGGTGCGGGCGGTGATCGCCGCCCGTACCGCCGACACGTCGGAGGTGTCGGCGACCGAGAACTCCACGCCCCAGCGCGAGGCCACCTTCGCGAACAGCCGGAACGTGCCGCCGTAGGCGTCGTTCGGGATGATCACGTGGTCGCCGGGCGTGAGCAGCGTGCGCAGGAGGCAGTCCTCCGCGGCGAGGCCGGACGCGAAGGCGAGGCCGCGCCTGCCGCCCTCCAGGGCCGCCAGGTTCTCCTCCAGGGCGGTACGGGTGGGGTTGGCGCTGCGGCTGTACTCGTAGCCGCCACGCAGCCCGCCGACGCCGTCCTGCTTGTACGTGGACACCTGGTAGATCGGCGGGACCACGGCGCCGGTGAGGGGATCCGCCGTGTTGCCGGCGTGGATCGCAAGGGTCTCGAAGCTGTGCTGGTCGCTCATGAGGACCGAGCGTAGTTCGTCAAGAGGGCACTTACCGGCCGCTGCGCCGCCAAGGGACAATGGAGCCATGGAGATTCTGTGGTTCCTGCTCGCCCTGTGCATGCTCGCCGTGGTCGTGGGCCCGATCATGCTGCGCCGCCGTGGCGGCATCCGGCAGGTCGCGCCCGGTTCCCCGGACGCCGCCGACCCGGAGAA includes these proteins:
- a CDS encoding MarR family winged helix-turn-helix transcriptional regulator, which translates into the protein MPPQDMTTAASPSGGAAPGHPGTDPLLDALQHQVAVFARRAEQTRLGGVGQVRNSMDRAAYLLLNRLDREGPMGVKALAAGMGIDSSTVTRQVAPLVDTGLVKRTSHPEDGRAVVLQLSPRGQARLDEVRASRRELMSQVTDGWSEEERDTFCALLTRFNASLAARQAAHQPVQDN
- a CDS encoding DUF1059 domain-containing protein; translation: MTRKIADCRKYPSVSNCSLAITGEEDEVVRAAAEHAVSVHEHTDSPELREQIRASLEDEKVAV
- a CDS encoding DUF4307 domain-containing protein; amino-acid sequence: MAAVREALPEGRYGRSEDQRADRKLKIVGTVLGVAFLGMIGWFGYDYVAGQDISAELIKSDIVSDDRAQAHLEVRKDRDTDGYCTVRALSQDGGEVARKDFRFDERSERIDEVVSLRTTSRATAVELLACTAGG
- the greA gene encoding transcription elongation factor GreA → MTQTSDNVTWLTQEAYNQLKAELARLTGPARAEIAVKIAAAREEGDLKENGGYHAAKEEQGKMELRVRQLTQLLEHAKVGEAPADDGVVEPGMVVTIAFDGDPDDTVTFLLASREYASADIETYSPQSPLGTGVNGKRIGDDADYELPNGKTASVKIIAAKPYTG
- a CDS encoding ABC transporter permease; this encodes MTATTETPELAPVSQRGGISQSVADSLVVARRNLIRMARIPEMVIFGLIQPIMFVVLFTYVFGGSIKVGSTISSTDYKEFLMAGIFAQTVTFATAGAGAGIADDMHKGLIDRFRSLPMARGAVLTGRTLADLVQTALTLVVLAGVALLIGWRTHENLGKVLLGFLLLLLLGYAFSWIGALIGLVVRTPEAATSGGLIWLFPLTFISNAFVDANQMPTVLRHIAEWNPFSATVQACRELFGNLPPGFVTPEAWPMQNPILASVLWSVLIVVVFRTLAVRKYRSATA
- the ilvA gene encoding threonine ammonia-lyase, which encodes MTYRTPGPFPPLILDDIRGAQKMLSGVARTTGMEGSRHLTALVGAPVHFKCENLQRTGSFKLRGAYVRIAGLSPVERAAGVVAASAGNHAQGVALASSLLGVRSTVFMPLGAPLPKVAATREYGAEVHLHGHVVDETLAAAEEYAERTGAVFIHPFDHPDIIAGQGTVGLEILEQCPEVRTIVVGIGGGGLAAGVAVAVKALRPDVRIVGVQAAGAASYPPSLAAGHPVALDSVQTMADGIKVGRPGDIPFGLVQELVDEVRTVSEDELSSALLLCLERAKMVVEPAGASPVAALLSDPKAFRGPVVAVLSGGNVDPLLMQRILTHGMAAAGRYLSLRLRLTDRPGALAALLATLSVADANVLDVSHVRTDPRLGLTEAEVELHLETKGREHCEEVAAALREAGYLVMG
- a CDS encoding cystathionine gamma-synthase; the protein is MSDQHSFETLAIHAGNTADPLTGAVVPPIYQVSTYKQDGVGGLRGGYEYSRSANPTRTALEENLAALEGGRRGLAFASGLAAEDCLLRTLLTPGDHVIIPNDAYGGTFRLFAKVASRWGVEFSVADTSDVSAVRAAITARTKAIWVETPSNPLLGITDIAAVAGVARQAGVRLVVDNTFASPYLQQPLALGADVVVHSTTKYMGGHSDVVGGALVVSDPELAEELAYHQNAMGAVAGPFDAWLVLRGIKTLAVRMDRHDENATKVADLLTRHPKVTKVLYPGLPEHPGHEIAAKQMKAFGGMVSFRVAGGEEAAVEVCNRAKLFTLGESLGGVESLLEHPGRMTHASAAGSPLEVPGDLVRLSVGIENADDLLADLTQALGQ
- a CDS encoding ATP-binding cassette domain-containing protein, producing the protein MPGAIYAEGLVKTFGEVRALDGVDLDVPEGTVLGLLGPNGAGKTTAVRVLTTLLQPDSGKAVVAGIDVLKNPNEVRHSIGLSGQFAAVDEYLTGRENLQMVGQLYQLSSRDAKKRAGQLLEKFNLADAADRTAKTYSGGMRRRLDLAAALVVSPPVMFMDEPTTGLDPRNRQQLWEVIQELVAGGTTLLLTTQYLEEADHLAHDICVIDHGKVIARGTSDQLKARTGGERVEVIVHERDRIEAARSVLATYGKGEIAFAEHTRKLTVPVSGGAKLLAEVIRDLDANGVEIDDIGLRRPTLDDVFISLTGHAAELEKNEESGPTPAAKSGKEAGQ